The following coding sequences are from one Rathayibacter sp. SW19 window:
- a CDS encoding glycoside hydrolase family 38 C-terminal domain-containing protein: MFHALLPGDRVAALRVDRSFASSTPSRSIIRPEFALVAGGANLKITTTRVDWHERQKLLKLAFPVDVHADKVVSEIQFGHISRPVAENCG; this comes from the coding sequence ATGTTTCACGCGTTACTTCCCGGTGATCGCGTTGCCGCCCTGCGGGTCGACCGGTCGTTCGCCTCGTCGACGCCCAGCCGGTCGATCATCAGGCCGGAATTCGCGCTCGTGGCCGGCGGTGCGAACCTCAAGATCACCACCACCCGTGTCGATTGGCACGAGCGGCAGAAACTGCTGAAGCTCGCATTCCCGGTCGACGTGCATGCAGACAAGGTGGTGTCGGAGATCCAGTTCGGGCATATCTCACGACCTGTGGCGGAGAACTGTGGCTGA
- a CDS encoding Fic family protein: MVSRSSGKPAPGAWPALGHEEHAWTSRFNTDDLTRAQRERIRLPYTAAITMPIADLPIDIPGEVAASADEATQLLTRFDAEVGRGGLPFASILLRTESASSSEIEHLTSGARAIAEAELGERGTGNAAQIVRNVRSMQAALTLADNIDGESIIAMQSALLGSFAPELTGGWRKEQVGIGGGSLSPHLADFVPPHHERVPHAMDDLVAFVARSDIPTFAQVAIAHAQFETIHPFLDGNGRTGRALAQAMLRHAEVTKNITVPVSAGLLHDVDGYYDALNSYRRGDIRPIIGAFARAAGYAVVNGRQLVRDIAGIEAEWEDKMRGLRSDSTARRVAALAIAHPVLNYETITRELSIVPTTAFRALETLADRGILRAANSQRRNRIWLAEPVLHSLDDFAARAGRRRRPTN; the protein is encoded by the coding sequence ATGGTCAGTCGATCTTCCGGCAAGCCTGCTCCAGGTGCCTGGCCGGCACTCGGTCACGAAGAGCACGCGTGGACGTCACGCTTCAATACGGACGATCTCACCCGTGCGCAACGTGAACGGATCCGCTTGCCTTACACGGCGGCCATCACAATGCCGATAGCCGATCTCCCGATCGACATCCCTGGCGAGGTCGCCGCCAGTGCCGACGAGGCAACGCAATTGCTCACCCGATTCGATGCCGAAGTGGGACGGGGCGGACTTCCGTTCGCTTCGATCTTGCTCCGGACCGAGTCGGCATCGTCATCTGAAATCGAGCATCTGACCAGCGGCGCCCGAGCCATAGCCGAAGCGGAACTGGGCGAACGAGGCACCGGAAACGCCGCACAGATCGTGCGCAACGTTCGCTCTATGCAAGCGGCACTCACACTCGCCGACAACATCGACGGAGAAAGCATCATCGCGATGCAGAGCGCCCTTCTCGGATCGTTCGCTCCCGAGCTTACGGGCGGATGGCGTAAAGAACAGGTCGGGATCGGTGGGGGTTCGCTCAGCCCGCACCTCGCCGATTTCGTTCCACCGCATCACGAGCGCGTCCCCCACGCAATGGATGATCTTGTCGCATTTGTAGCACGGTCGGACATCCCCACGTTTGCGCAAGTCGCGATCGCGCACGCACAATTCGAGACAATCCATCCGTTCCTTGACGGCAACGGCAGAACGGGTCGCGCGCTGGCCCAGGCAATGCTGCGCCATGCCGAAGTCACGAAAAATATCACCGTGCCGGTGTCCGCTGGCCTCCTCCATGACGTCGACGGCTACTACGACGCGCTCAACTCATATCGCCGCGGAGACATCCGTCCCATCATTGGTGCGTTCGCAAGAGCTGCTGGTTATGCCGTCGTCAACGGACGCCAGCTTGTTCGTGACATCGCCGGCATAGAAGCAGAGTGGGAAGACAAGATGCGCGGCCTGCGCTCCGACTCCACCGCGCGACGCGTAGCGGCGTTAGCAATAGCGCATCCTGTCCTTAACTACGAGACGATCACTCGTGAGTTGTCCATCGTGCCCACGACCGCATTCCGCGCGCTTGAGACCCTCGCAGATCGCGGCATACTCCGAGCCGCGAATTCCCAACGTCGCAACCGGATATGGCTAGCGGAGCCCGTGCTTCATTCTCTAGACGACTTCGCCGCCCGCGCGGGCAGACGCCGACGGCCCACGAATTGA
- a CDS encoding NAD(P)H-dependent flavin oxidoreductase, whose translation MRTPVCELLGIERPIVQAPMSAAPELAAAVSNAGALGMLALTWSTPVENVVRETAALTDRPFGGNFVLNSDQHRRIDKALEAGVRIVSLFWGDPSTYVEQIHDAKGVVLHTVGSAEEARRAVAVGVDVVVAQGWEAGGHVWGQVATLALVPAVVDAVEPVPVIAAGGIGDARGVTAVLALGAQAAWLGTRFLLAQEMPIHEEYRRRVMNADETDTRWYADLYEVGWPDAPNRSLRNSTADAWEAAGRPPAGTRPGEGDVIARFASGEEVLRYEPAAPMVGTTGDIEAISMWAGQSVALAKRRQPAVEIVDELVANL comes from the coding sequence ATGCGAACGCCGGTATGCGAACTGCTCGGCATTGAACGGCCCATCGTGCAGGCGCCGATGTCGGCAGCGCCGGAATTGGCGGCGGCGGTCTCGAACGCCGGCGCGCTCGGCATGTTGGCGCTGACGTGGTCCACCCCCGTCGAAAATGTGGTCCGTGAGACTGCCGCGCTCACCGATCGCCCCTTTGGCGGCAACTTCGTTCTCAATTCCGATCAGCATCGCCGCATCGACAAAGCCCTTGAGGCTGGTGTGCGAATCGTGTCGCTTTTCTGGGGAGATCCGTCCACATACGTGGAACAGATTCACGATGCCAAGGGCGTCGTCCTGCACACCGTTGGCAGCGCAGAAGAAGCTCGCCGCGCGGTCGCGGTCGGAGTCGATGTCGTCGTGGCACAGGGTTGGGAGGCCGGCGGGCACGTCTGGGGACAGGTTGCGACGCTCGCTCTGGTGCCGGCGGTGGTGGATGCGGTGGAACCTGTTCCGGTGATCGCGGCCGGTGGGATTGGCGACGCTCGCGGCGTGACCGCGGTGCTCGCGTTGGGTGCTCAAGCGGCCTGGCTGGGCACTCGATTCCTCCTGGCCCAGGAGATGCCGATCCATGAGGAGTATCGCCGCCGCGTGATGAACGCAGACGAGACCGATACTCGGTGGTACGCCGACCTCTATGAGGTCGGATGGCCGGACGCGCCCAACCGCTCCCTGCGCAACTCCACGGCCGACGCGTGGGAGGCGGCTGGTCGACCACCAGCGGGGACTCGGCCAGGAGAGGGGGACGTCATCGCTCGCTTTGCTTCTGGCGAAGAAGTCCTCCGGTACGAGCCGGCAGCACCAATGGTCGGAACCACCGGTGACATCGAAGCCATCTCAATGTGGGCCGGTCAGAGCGTGGCGTTGGCCAAGCGGCGACAGCCGGCCGTAGAGATCGTGGACGAGTTAGTGGCCAACTTGTAA
- a CDS encoding alpha/beta hydrolase: MQIAVDALWHRRRAGGSQQPATLTQARAAFLPTDSRHPLPDDVTVSQVTASGVSAYWLDAPGVDANRVLYFLHGGGYQFGSLVSDGELAARLGRAGGMRVLFPEYRLAPENPFPAAIDDVVSVWRWLRTDEHVSEHSLAVAGDSAGGGLAVALLEAIRDVGDALPAAAVLMSPTVDLTSSGTSMTERVDEDPISTPALLQQLASDYLAGADPKSPLASPLFAPLTGLPPLLIQVGTADLLLSDSERLAKAATEAGVDVQLEIGCGLPHVYQLMLGTPEAAEATERIGKFLRERVR; encoded by the coding sequence ATGCAGATTGCCGTAGACGCGCTGTGGCACCGACGACGGGCTGGCGGCAGCCAGCAACCGGCTACGCTAACGCAGGCCCGCGCCGCGTTCTTGCCGACCGATTCGCGACATCCGCTGCCGGACGATGTGACCGTAAGCCAGGTGACGGCTAGTGGGGTGAGCGCCTATTGGCTCGACGCCCCTGGCGTGGACGCCAATCGAGTGCTCTACTTTCTGCACGGGGGCGGGTACCAGTTCGGGTCATTGGTCAGCGACGGCGAGTTGGCCGCACGGTTGGGTCGTGCCGGTGGGATGCGCGTGCTCTTTCCCGAATACCGGCTGGCGCCCGAAAATCCCTTTCCCGCCGCGATCGATGACGTCGTTTCCGTATGGCGGTGGCTTCGCACCGATGAGCACGTGAGCGAGCACTCGCTGGCGGTGGCGGGCGACTCCGCTGGCGGGGGTCTCGCTGTCGCCCTCCTCGAGGCCATACGTGACGTGGGCGACGCGTTGCCCGCGGCGGCCGTGCTGATGTCCCCGACTGTGGATCTGACGAGCTCGGGCACGTCCATGACCGAGCGCGTCGACGAGGATCCAATCTCTACTCCAGCCCTGCTGCAGCAACTCGCCTCGGACTATTTGGCTGGCGCGGACCCGAAATCACCCCTGGCTTCACCGCTGTTCGCGCCACTGACCGGCCTTCCGCCGCTACTCATTCAGGTGGGCACCGCCGACCTCCTGCTCAGCGACTCCGAACGCCTAGCCAAGGCGGCCACTGAAGCCGGAGTGGATGTCCAACTCGAGATCGGTTGCGGCCTGCCGCATGTCTACCAGCTGATGCTCGGCACGCCAGAGGCAGCCGAGGCGACAGAGCGCATTGGGAAGTTCCTGCGCGAACGGGTGCGGTAA
- a CDS encoding carbonic anhydrase yields the protein MTMFTDAELEARLRDETGMAPIAPAKYYSFTDAEQNTREQIQTVRSHPWIASDVPVRGFVYDLASRRLAEVFPSVPTAAAEPH from the coding sequence ATGACCATGTTCACTGACGCTGAGCTGGAGGCCCGGCTCCGCGATGAGACGGGCATGGCGCCGATCGCCCCGGCCAAGTACTACAGCTTCACCGATGCCGAGCAGAACACGAGAGAGCAGATACAGACGGTTCGGTCGCATCCGTGGATCGCGTCGGATGTGCCGGTCAGGGGGTTCGTGTACGACCTGGCCAGCCGCCGGCTCGCCGAGGTGTTTCCCAGCGTGCCGACCGCAGCAGCAGAACCACACTAA
- a CDS encoding muconolactone Delta-isomerase family protein — translation MEYLVDMVTTVPVNTSEDDVAEMRAREAAHSKELAADGNLLRLWRPPLAPGEWRAWGLFSADDEEQLERVLASMPLRAWRHDTVTPLSRHPNDPVR, via the coding sequence ATGGAGTACCTGGTAGACATGGTGACGACTGTCCCGGTTAACACCTCCGAAGACGATGTCGCAGAGATGCGCGCCAGGGAGGCCGCACATTCCAAGGAGTTGGCTGCTGACGGGAATCTGCTTCGGTTGTGGCGACCACCCCTTGCCCCGGGGGAGTGGCGCGCCTGGGGCCTCTTCAGCGCAGACGACGAAGAGCAACTTGAGCGCGTACTTGCATCAATGCCCTTGCGCGCGTGGCGGCACGACACGGTGACGCCTCTGTCTCGGCATCCAAACGACCCCGTCCGATAG
- a CDS encoding alpha-mannosidase, with product MHDDSKLVLERINRFLGERITPNVYAERTPLALTAWDVPDEPVPFAEAVTHTFEEFTAGSPWSKPWGTTWFHVTGGVPDAWPEASDRHRREVVIDLGFSGDGPGFQAEGLVFAPDGTTIKAVEPFNTAVAIASDTVDFYIEAASNPNIAGSWAWGPTPLGDKATAGSSPIYTLRYVDVAVRDTIVWGLEQDVKALLGLHAELPPQSTRAAQILRALERMCDGMDPHDIAGTAEAGRAIVAGVLSAEAAAEAHHITAVGHAHIDSAWLWPTRETIRKCARTFSNVLALMDDYPDFRFACSSAQQYAWIKQFYPQLFERIRVRVAEGRFIPVGGMWVESDTNMVGGEAMARQFVAGQGFFEREFGIRSITGWLPDSFGYTGALPQILAGAGLEQFVTQKISWNDTDRFPHHTFLWEGIDGTRMFTHFPPMDTYNSNLSGAELAKQDRQYAEKGAANSSLALFGHGDGGGGPTREMMEAAHRTASLEGSPRVAVDTPESFFTRAKAEYEHPPVWSGELYLELHRGTYTSQARTKQGNRRSEHLLREAELWATTAAVRTGADYPYEALRGAWETTLLQQFHDILPGSSIAWVHQEAERNYAALADTVGELIDASLARLGGDPAGDREAVVGGVLANASPLPVRGVPALGAALADVDEPVTVRRDGDGVVLENAQARFVLDARGRVISAVDLATGREAVAPGQSAGLELFRDTPTRWDAWDIDEYYRRHEHDIEATDVQIDEESGIASAHFSVGASSIVQEFALEAGSATLLVTTRVDWKERQQLLKFAFPADVRAERSAAETQFGHVYRATHDNTSWDHARFEICAHRWVHVGEPGFGVAVANDSTYGHDVTQQPRRGGGTFALVRQSLLRAPVYPDPTADQGEHVMRSSITVGAEISDAIAAGYGLNLPLRRVAAPIEPLVDIEGEGVLVESVKLAEDRSGDVVVRLYEAHGRRAEAAVTFRFDAVSVEPTDLLERRIETDSVTVSAAAAHLSLRPFEIATLRVHRG from the coding sequence GTGCACGATGATTCGAAACTCGTCCTCGAGCGCATCAACCGATTTCTCGGTGAACGCATCACCCCGAACGTCTATGCGGAGCGCACCCCGCTCGCGCTGACCGCGTGGGACGTTCCCGACGAGCCGGTCCCGTTCGCCGAAGCGGTGACGCACACATTCGAGGAGTTCACGGCCGGGTCGCCGTGGAGCAAGCCGTGGGGCACGACCTGGTTCCACGTTACCGGTGGCGTTCCGGATGCCTGGCCCGAGGCTTCGGACCGCCACAGGCGCGAGGTCGTGATCGATCTGGGCTTCTCCGGCGACGGGCCGGGCTTCCAGGCAGAGGGTCTCGTGTTCGCGCCGGATGGCACCACGATCAAGGCCGTCGAGCCGTTCAACACGGCGGTCGCCATCGCGAGTGACACGGTGGACTTCTACATCGAGGCGGCGTCGAATCCCAACATCGCTGGATCGTGGGCGTGGGGCCCCACACCGTTGGGCGATAAAGCCACGGCCGGCAGCAGCCCGATCTACACGCTTCGCTACGTCGACGTCGCGGTGCGGGACACCATCGTTTGGGGGCTCGAACAGGACGTCAAGGCGCTGCTCGGCCTGCATGCCGAATTGCCGCCGCAATCCACCAGAGCGGCGCAGATTCTGCGCGCACTGGAGCGGATGTGCGATGGCATGGACCCGCACGACATCGCCGGCACAGCGGAAGCGGGACGGGCGATCGTGGCCGGCGTGTTGTCGGCCGAGGCGGCCGCGGAGGCACACCACATCACTGCAGTCGGCCATGCCCACATCGACTCCGCGTGGCTGTGGCCGACACGCGAAACCATTCGCAAGTGCGCGCGCACGTTTTCAAACGTGCTGGCCCTGATGGACGACTACCCGGACTTCAGGTTCGCGTGCTCATCGGCGCAGCAGTATGCGTGGATCAAGCAGTTCTACCCGCAGCTGTTCGAGCGCATCCGTGTGCGAGTTGCGGAAGGGCGCTTCATTCCGGTTGGCGGCATGTGGGTCGAGTCCGACACCAACATGGTCGGCGGTGAGGCGATGGCGCGGCAGTTCGTGGCCGGGCAGGGATTCTTCGAGCGTGAGTTCGGCATCCGCTCAATCACGGGCTGGCTGCCAGACTCGTTCGGCTACACCGGCGCGCTGCCACAGATCCTCGCCGGTGCAGGCCTCGAGCAGTTCGTCACGCAGAAGATTTCGTGGAATGACACCGACCGGTTCCCGCACCACACGTTCCTCTGGGAGGGTATCGACGGCACCCGCATGTTTACGCACTTTCCGCCGATGGATACCTACAATTCGAACCTGTCGGGCGCGGAGCTGGCGAAACAAGACCGCCAGTATGCGGAGAAGGGCGCGGCCAACTCGTCGCTTGCGCTGTTCGGCCACGGCGACGGCGGCGGCGGACCCACGCGCGAGATGATGGAAGCCGCCCACCGCACCGCGTCGCTCGAGGGCTCTCCGCGGGTGGCGGTGGACACCCCCGAATCGTTCTTCACGCGGGCGAAGGCCGAGTATGAGCATCCGCCGGTCTGGTCGGGCGAACTTTATCTCGAACTGCACCGGGGAACTTACACCTCACAGGCGCGCACCAAGCAGGGTAATCGACGCAGTGAGCACCTGCTGCGAGAGGCGGAGCTCTGGGCGACGACCGCGGCCGTGCGCACGGGTGCGGACTATCCGTATGAGGCTTTGCGTGGGGCGTGGGAGACCACACTGCTTCAGCAGTTCCACGACATCCTGCCGGGCTCGTCGATCGCCTGGGTGCACCAAGAAGCCGAGCGCAATTATGCGGCGCTCGCCGACACAGTGGGTGAACTGATCGACGCGTCGCTGGCGCGGCTGGGGGGAGATCCGGCCGGGGATCGAGAAGCCGTCGTCGGCGGAGTGCTCGCCAACGCGTCACCGCTGCCCGTGCGCGGTGTGCCTGCACTCGGTGCAGCGCTCGCGGATGTCGATGAGCCGGTTACGGTGCGTCGTGACGGCGACGGCGTGGTGCTGGAGAACGCGCAGGCACGGTTCGTGTTGGATGCCCGCGGCCGCGTGATCTCTGCCGTCGACCTCGCGACGGGTCGTGAGGCTGTCGCACCGGGTCAATCCGCCGGGCTCGAACTCTTCCGCGATACCCCGACGCGTTGGGACGCCTGGGACATCGACGAATACTACCGTCGTCACGAGCACGACATCGAGGCGACCGACGTGCAGATCGACGAGGAATCTGGAATCGCGAGCGCACACTTCTCGGTGGGCGCTTCCAGCATTGTGCAGGAGTTCGCACTCGAGGCCGGTTCCGCAACACTCCTGGTCACAACCCGCGTCGATTGGAAGGAGCGGCAGCAACTACTCAAGTTCGCGTTCCCCGCCGACGTGCGCGCGGAACGGTCCGCAGCCGAGACGCAGTTCGGTCACGTGTACCGCGCGACGCACGACAACACGTCATGGGATCACGCCCGCTTCGAGATCTGCGCCCACCGTTGGGTGCATGTGGGCGAGCCCGGCTTCGGTGTGGCTGTTGCGAACGACTCCACCTACGGGCACGACGTAACGCAGCAGCCTCGCCGCGGGGGCGGAACGTTTGCGCTCGTGCGGCAGTCGCTGCTGCGTGCACCGGTCTACCCCGATCCAACCGCAGACCAGGGCGAGCACGTGATGCGCTCGTCGATCACAGTGGGTGCGGAAATATCGGATGCGATCGCCGCCGGCTACGGGCTCAACCTCCCTTTGCGCAGGGTCGCAGCGCCGATCGAACCCCTCGTGGATATCGAAGGGGAGGGTGTGCTCGTCGAATCGGTGAAGTTGGCGGAGGATCGATCCGGGGACGTCGTCGTGCGGCTCTACGAAGCACACGGCCGGCGTGCCGAGGCAGCTGTCACGTTCCGGTTCGATGCCGTGAGCGTCGAACCGACCGACTTGCTTGAACGCCGGATCGAGACCGACAGCGTGACCGTGTCCGCGGCGGCCGCACACCTTTCGCTTCGCCCGTTCGAGATTGCGACGTTGCGCGTGCACCGCGGCTGA